From Nicotiana tabacum cultivar K326 chromosome 22, ASM71507v2, whole genome shotgun sequence, one genomic window encodes:
- the LOC107809080 gene encoding probably inactive leucine-rich repeat receptor-like protein kinase At5g48380 gives MNGPFKKMVSNCGALTIPAATLIYLLLGCTVCCALQSDIDCLKSIKSALEDTSNSLASWNFNNQTEGFICKFTGIECWHPDENRVLSIRIPDMGLKGEFPRGIQNCSSLTSLDLSNNKLNGSIPSNISKVIGFVVILDLSSNLLSGEIPVNLANCSYLNDLNLDNNRLRGQIPPEIGLLGRLKTFSVANNQLTGPVPNFINGTFPVESYANNPGLCGNPLPVCRGPAKKTPIGLIAGVTIGVVTVGAVAMAIGMFFYLRMVSRKKKKDDDPEGNKWAKSIKGAKVIKLSMFEKSVSKMRLSDLMKASDNFSKNNIIGSGRTGAVYRAVLDDGTSLMVKRLQNTQHSEKEFLSEMATLGNVKHRNLVPLLGFCVAKKERLLVYKDMPNGNLHDKLHLVSEGDRVLEWPLRMKVGIGAAKGFAWLHRNCNPRIIHRNISSKCILLDVEFEPRISDFGLARLMNPIDTHLSTFVNGEFGDMGYVAPEYLRTLVATPKGDVYSFGVVLLELVTGERPTYVTKAPESFKGNLVEWITHLSGESMLQDAIDRSLCGKGYDDEVFQVLKVACRCVLSEHKERPSMFEVYQLLRAIGERYNFTTENDILMLSETDYGFQLEELIVAQDVKEAL, from the exons ATGAATGGGCCGTTCAAAAAGATGGTGTCAAATTGTGGAGCCCTTACAATTCCTGCTGCTACTTTGATCTATCTGCTCTTGGGTTGCACCGTTTGCTGTGCTCTTCAAAGTGACATTGATTGTCTGAAATCTATTAAAAGCGCGTTAGAAGACACATCCAATAGCTTAGCTTCATGGAATTTCAATAATCAGACTGAAGGTTTTATCTGCAAATTTACTGGGATTGAGTGCTGGCATCCCGATGAGAACAGGGTTCTGAGTATCCGTATTCCGGACATGGGCCTCAAGGGCGAGTTCCCACGCGGTATTCAGAATTGCTCATCTTTGACATCATTGGATCTTTCAAACAACAAGCTCAATGGAAGTATTCCGTCTAATATCTCCAAAGTTATAGGTTTCGTGGTGATACTTGATCTATCCTCCAACCTACTATCGGGAGAAATCCCTGTGAATCTTGCAAATTGCTCTTATCTGAATGACCTTAATCTCGATAACAACCGGTTAAGAGGTCAAATTCCTCCCGAGATTGGCCTGCTTGGTCGACTGAAGACGTTTAGTGTAGCAAACAATCAATTGACTGGGCCAGTTCCAAACTTTATAAATGGAACTTTTCCTGTTGAGAGTTATGCCAATAATCCAGGACTGTGCGGAAATCCTTTGCCTGTCTGCCGGGGTCCTGCAAAGAAAACTCCTATTGGACTCATTGCTGGTGTAACGATTGGTGTGGTGACTGTAGGTGCTGTCGCCATGGCCATCGGTATGTTCTTTTATCTAAGAATGGTGTCcaggaagaagaaaaaggacgACGATCCTGAGGGGAATAAATGGGCAAAGAGTATTAAGGGCGCCAAAGTAATCAAG CTTTCAATGTTTGAGAAGTCTGTTTCAAAAATGAGACTAAGTGATCTCATGAAGGCCAGTGACAacttcagcaaaaataatattattgggTCAGGAAGAACAGGAGCTGTCTACAGAGCAGTACTTGATGATGGCACTTCTCTTATGGTTAAGAGGTTGCAGAATACTCAACATTCGGAGAAAGAATTTCTGTCTGAGATGGCTACTTTGGGAAATGTAAAGCACCGTAACTTGGTTCCTCTTCTGGGGTTTTGCGTGGCTAAGAAAGAAAGGCTGTTGGTTTACAAGGACATGCCAAATGGTAACCTGCATGATAAGTTACATTTGGTTAGTGAAGGGGACAGAGTTCTAGAGTGGCCTTTGAGAATGAAAGTCGGCATTGGAGCAGCCAAAGGATTTGCATGGCTCCACCGCAATTGCAATCCTCGTATTATCCACAGAAACATTAGTTCTAAATGCATCTTATTGGATGTGGAATTTGAGCCAAGAATATCGGATTTTGGACTTGCTCGGCTCATGAATCCAATTGACACTCATTTGAGTACTTTTGTCAATGGAGAATTTGGGGACATGGGTTATGTCGCTCCAGAGTACTTGCGAACTCTTGTGGCTACACCAAAAGGTGACGTCTATAGCTTCGGTGTTGTACTTCTTGAGTTGGTAACGGGTGAGAGGCCTACTTACGTGACCAAAGCTCCTGAGAGTTTTAAGGGAAATTTGGTGGAGTGGATCACACATCTCTCGGGTGAATCTATGCTTCAAGATGCAATTGACCGTTCATTGTGTGGAAAAGGTTATGATGATGAGGTCTTCCAGGTTCTTAAAGTGGCTTGTCGATGTGTATTGTCTGAACATAAGGAGAGACCCTCAATGTTTGAAGTGTACCAGCTGCTGAGAGCCATAGGAGAACGATATAATTTCACTACagaaaatgatattttgatgctTTCGGAGACTGATTATGGTTTTCAGCTGGAGGAACTCATTGTTGCTCAAGATGTAAAAGAGGCTTTATAG